One segment of Anser cygnoides isolate HZ-2024a breed goose chromosome 5, Taihu_goose_T2T_genome, whole genome shotgun sequence DNA contains the following:
- the CCDC175 gene encoding coiled-coil domain-containing protein 175 isoform X3, with translation MTALVNAARESSAAQINQLQSALKSIAYEIELLDEKQTLCERQNAALCEEQEYLQTQHKRRVDLLNERMATKINTNVLLIETYNKTRETEREIIRAKAALEELKEKIAQKISKLEKENEECDGKNREMKNMLDIQEAKTSAKKDEFEKLNIKLMDLQHLISLNSTAICNERILIAKLKKESEHLEEKMEFKKRDMLGALEKKNQLDSELLLLQSKIAQEKEDFDKELEKAKEYLQNAECLNKKLKSENKTARQKFEQALKEEKHWARKRDEMEANLKRLSTLLDEKLEFLANLVMEKKNLEMEIENLEDSLLISKEMYAKELASLEQDLKTENKMRVMLQWKLLYLKKQRKLFFSEEENISRKASERIEAVKKRHAELLLKTEDLEKELLQSENRIKALREATNKRENDYRNYNEDFTNKIKCLENDIKTATEDLLKKEQELNVSRLTLEETRKEKEEKYTKYEELKKSFLEKKDEELRIKRAIQQSIKTTRKLKEDMLELRNKLRIKRDAAVSQLKNHTESMKLLERDIYEINRKLDIVNTENCRFKLCNVQMKEDIFAMNSEAENHKSATVKILNDLAVLHDLLLKAWSEDSFIQKEFLENEQEILNAVTALATKIQHREEKIGDINSRLQNNLEGLDSLFEKKSRMDDHCFAEG, from the exons CTCTTGTTAATGCAGCACGTGAATCTAGTGCAGCTCAGATAAATCAGCTGCAGTCTGCATTGAAGAGCATTGCTTATGAAATTGAATTACTGGATGAGAAGCAAACCCTTTGTGAAAGACAGAACGCTGCACTGTg tgaggagCAAGAGTACTTGCAGACACAGCATAAAAGAAGAGTAGACTTGCTGAATGAAAGGATGGCAACAAAAATTAACACAAATGTTCTGTTAATTGAGACTTACAATAAAACAagggagacagaaagagaaataatcagagcaaaggcagcattagaggaattaaaagaaaaaatagctcaaaaaataagtaaacttgagaaagagaatgaagaaTGTGATGGAAAG aacagagaaatgaaaaacatgctTGATATTCAGGAGGCAAAAACTTCAGCAAAAAAGGATGAATTTGAAAAattgaatataaaattaatggACCTACAACATTTGATAAGTCTGAATTCAACA gCTATATGTAACGAGAGAATTCTCatagcaaaactgaaaaaagagaGTGAGcatttggaagagaaaatggaatttaaaaagaGAGACATGCTGGGAGCCTTGGAAAAGAA AAATCAGCTTGATTCTGAATTATTGCTTTTACAATCAAAAATtgcacaagaaaaagaagattttgATAAGGAACTTGAGAAG GCTAAGGAGTATCTACAGAACGCTGAATGCCTGAATAAAAAACTTAAATCGGAAAATAAAACTGCACGCCAGAAGTTTGAACAagcactgaaagaagaaaaacactgggCTAGAAAAAGGGACGAGATGGAGGCAAA TTTGAAGAGATTATCCACTTTgttggatgaaaagcttgaatTTCTGGCAAATCttgtgatggaaaaaaagaacctAGAGATGGAAATTGAAAATCTTGAGGACAGCCTGCT aatatCAAAGGAGATGTATGCAAAGGAACTGGCATCTCTAGAGCAAGatttgaagacagaaaataagatgaG AGTAATGCTTCAGTGGAAGCTACTGTActtaaaaaagcagagaaaactcTTTTTCTCAGAGGAGGAGAATATAAGCAGAAAAGCGAGTGAAAGGATAGAGGCTGTTAAAAAAAGGCATGCTGAACTACTTCTGAAG ACTGAAGACcttgagaaagaacttcttcagtCTGAAAACCGAATCAAAGCACTGAGAGAAGCAACAAATAAGAGGGAAAATGATTATAGGAATTATAATGAAGATTTcactaacaaaataaaatgtctggAG AATGACATCAAAACTGCAACTGAAGATCTgcttaaaaaagaacaagaattaAATGTAAGCAGGCTAACCTTGGAAGAAACccggaaagaaaaagaagagaagtaTACAAAATACGAAGAActgaagaaatcatttttag aaaagaaagatgaagagtTAAGAATCAAAAGAGCCATTCAGCAGTCAATCAAGACTACTAGGAAGCTCAAGGAGGACATG CTGGAGCTAAGGAATAAGCTGCGGATCAAGCGTGATGCTGCAGTTAGTCAGCTGAAGAATCACACAGAGAGTATGAAGTTGCTGGAAAGAGACATCTATGAGATCAATAGAAAACTTGACATTGTGAACACGGAGAACTGCAGATTCAAATTA tgcaATGTGCAGATGAAAGAAGATATTTTTGCAATGAATTCTGAAGCAGAAAACCACAAGTCAGCAACAGTCAAAATTCTGAATGACCTAGCAGTGCTTCATG ATCTTCTTCTGAAGGCATGGTCAGAGGACAGCTTTATTCAAAAG GAATTTCTGGAGAACGAGCAGGAAATTCTGAATGCAGTGACAGCCCTAGCAACAAAAATTCAACATCGAGAGGAAAAGATTGGTGATATTAATAGCAGGTTACAAAATAACCTGGAAGGACTGGATtctctgtttgaaaaaaaatctagaatgGATGATCACT GTTTTGCTGAAGGCTAA
- the CCDC175 gene encoding coiled-coil domain-containing protein 175 isoform X2: MQVSRRNKALVNAARESSAAQINQLQSALKSIAYEIELLDEKQTLCERQNAALCEEQEYLQTQHKRRVDLLNERMATKINTNVLLIETYNKTRETEREIIRAKAALEELKEKIAQKISKLEKENEECDGKNREMKNMLDIQEAKTSAKKDEFEKLNIKLMDLQHLISLNSTAICNERILIAKLKKESEHLEEKMEFKKRDMLGALEKKNQLDSELLLLQSKIAQEKEDFDKELEKAKEYLQNAECLNKKLKSENKTARQKFEQALKEEKHWARKRDEMEANLKRLSTLLDEKLEFLANLVMEKKNLEMEIENLEDSLLISKEMYAKELASLEQDLKTENKMRVMLQWKLLYLKKQRKLFFSEEENISRKASERIEAVKKRHAELLLKTEDLEKELLQSENRIKALREATNKRENDYRNYNEDFTNKIKCLENDIKTATEDLLKKEQELNVSRLTLEETRKEKEEKYTKYEELKKSFLEKKDEELRIKRAIQQSIKTTRKLKEDMLELRNKLRIKRDAAVSQLKNHTESMKLLERDIYEINRKLDIVNTENCRFKLCNVQMKEDIFAMNSEAENHKSATVKILNDLAVLHDLLLKAWSEDSFIQKEFLENEQEILNAVTALATKIQHREEKIGDINSRLQNNLEGLDSLFEKKSRMDDHCFAEG; this comes from the exons CTCTTGTTAATGCAGCACGTGAATCTAGTGCAGCTCAGATAAATCAGCTGCAGTCTGCATTGAAGAGCATTGCTTATGAAATTGAATTACTGGATGAGAAGCAAACCCTTTGTGAAAGACAGAACGCTGCACTGTg tgaggagCAAGAGTACTTGCAGACACAGCATAAAAGAAGAGTAGACTTGCTGAATGAAAGGATGGCAACAAAAATTAACACAAATGTTCTGTTAATTGAGACTTACAATAAAACAagggagacagaaagagaaataatcagagcaaaggcagcattagaggaattaaaagaaaaaatagctcaaaaaataagtaaacttgagaaagagaatgaagaaTGTGATGGAAAG aacagagaaatgaaaaacatgctTGATATTCAGGAGGCAAAAACTTCAGCAAAAAAGGATGAATTTGAAAAattgaatataaaattaatggACCTACAACATTTGATAAGTCTGAATTCAACA gCTATATGTAACGAGAGAATTCTCatagcaaaactgaaaaaagagaGTGAGcatttggaagagaaaatggaatttaaaaagaGAGACATGCTGGGAGCCTTGGAAAAGAA AAATCAGCTTGATTCTGAATTATTGCTTTTACAATCAAAAATtgcacaagaaaaagaagattttgATAAGGAACTTGAGAAG GCTAAGGAGTATCTACAGAACGCTGAATGCCTGAATAAAAAACTTAAATCGGAAAATAAAACTGCACGCCAGAAGTTTGAACAagcactgaaagaagaaaaacactgggCTAGAAAAAGGGACGAGATGGAGGCAAA TTTGAAGAGATTATCCACTTTgttggatgaaaagcttgaatTTCTGGCAAATCttgtgatggaaaaaaagaacctAGAGATGGAAATTGAAAATCTTGAGGACAGCCTGCT aatatCAAAGGAGATGTATGCAAAGGAACTGGCATCTCTAGAGCAAGatttgaagacagaaaataagatgaG AGTAATGCTTCAGTGGAAGCTACTGTActtaaaaaagcagagaaaactcTTTTTCTCAGAGGAGGAGAATATAAGCAGAAAAGCGAGTGAAAGGATAGAGGCTGTTAAAAAAAGGCATGCTGAACTACTTCTGAAG ACTGAAGACcttgagaaagaacttcttcagtCTGAAAACCGAATCAAAGCACTGAGAGAAGCAACAAATAAGAGGGAAAATGATTATAGGAATTATAATGAAGATTTcactaacaaaataaaatgtctggAG AATGACATCAAAACTGCAACTGAAGATCTgcttaaaaaagaacaagaattaAATGTAAGCAGGCTAACCTTGGAAGAAACccggaaagaaaaagaagagaagtaTACAAAATACGAAGAActgaagaaatcatttttag aaaagaaagatgaagagtTAAGAATCAAAAGAGCCATTCAGCAGTCAATCAAGACTACTAGGAAGCTCAAGGAGGACATG CTGGAGCTAAGGAATAAGCTGCGGATCAAGCGTGATGCTGCAGTTAGTCAGCTGAAGAATCACACAGAGAGTATGAAGTTGCTGGAAAGAGACATCTATGAGATCAATAGAAAACTTGACATTGTGAACACGGAGAACTGCAGATTCAAATTA tgcaATGTGCAGATGAAAGAAGATATTTTTGCAATGAATTCTGAAGCAGAAAACCACAAGTCAGCAACAGTCAAAATTCTGAATGACCTAGCAGTGCTTCATG ATCTTCTTCTGAAGGCATGGTCAGAGGACAGCTTTATTCAAAAG GAATTTCTGGAGAACGAGCAGGAAATTCTGAATGCAGTGACAGCCCTAGCAACAAAAATTCAACATCGAGAGGAAAAGATTGGTGATATTAATAGCAGGTTACAAAATAACCTGGAAGGACTGGATtctctgtttgaaaaaaaatctagaatgGATGATCACT GTTTTGCTGAAGGCTAA
- the JKAMP gene encoding JNK1/MAPK8-associated membrane protein isoform X2: MAMLPLVLHWFFIEWYSGKKSSSALLQHITALLECSVAAIVTLLVSDPVGSLHIRSCKVKKLSDWYTMLYNPSPDYITTVHCTHEAVYPLYTIVFIYYAFCLVLMMLLRPLLVKKIACGLGKSDRFKSIYAALYFFPVLTVLQAVGGGLLYYAFPYIILVLSLVTLAVYMSASEVESFKDLLVRKKRLVVLVSHWLLHAYGIISISKLDKLEQDLPLLALVPAPALFYVLTAKYTEPSRILSEGGNGH, encoded by the exons ATGGCCATGCTGCCCTTGGTCCTGCACTGGTTCTTTATTGAGTGGTATTCAGGAAAAAAGAG CTCCAGcgcgctgctgcagcacatcaCCGCCTTGTTAGAGTGCAGCGTTGCGGCGATTGTTACGCTGCTCGTCAGCGACCCCGTTGGCTCCCTGCACATCCGATCCTGCAAGGTGAAGAAGCTTTCGGACTGGTACACGATGCTCTACAATCCGAGCCCCGATTACATCACCACAGTGCACTGCACCCACGAAGCCGTCTATCCCCT GTACACCATCGTGTTCATATATTACGCCTTCTGCCTTGTGCTAATGATGCTACTCCGACCTCTGCTGGTGAAGAAAATTGCCTGTGGCTTAGGGAAGTCCGATCGATTTAAAAGTATTTACGCAGCACTTTACTTCTTCCCTGTCCTCACGGTGCTCCAGGCGGTTGGAGGAGGCCTGCTCT ATTACGCCTTTCCGTACATCATACTGGTGTTGTCGTTGGTCACATTGGCTGTCTACATGTCTGCTTCTGAAGTGGAG TCTTTCAAGGATCTCCTTGTCAGGAAGAAAAGGCTGGTTGTCCTCGTCAGCCACTGGCTGCTCCACGCCTATGGAATCATCTCCATTTCCAAACTGGACAAGCTGGAGCAGGACCTGCCGCTGCTTGCCCTCGTCCCTGCGCCTGCCCTCTTCTACGTGCTGACAGCCAAGTACACGGAGCCATCACGCATACTCTCagaggggggaaatgggcattaG
- the JKAMP gene encoding JNK1/MAPK8-associated membrane protein isoform X1: MIRSAVAIHPACLGLYCGRTVLAVNGSVETYGDCGVCPRGQRTDENKICRECVGSPDRYDWLYLGFMAMLPLVLHWFFIEWYSGKKSSSALLQHITALLECSVAAIVTLLVSDPVGSLHIRSCKVKKLSDWYTMLYNPSPDYITTVHCTHEAVYPLYTIVFIYYAFCLVLMMLLRPLLVKKIACGLGKSDRFKSIYAALYFFPVLTVLQAVGGGLLYYAFPYIILVLSLVTLAVYMSASEVESFKDLLVRKKRLVVLVSHWLLHAYGIISISKLDKLEQDLPLLALVPAPALFYVLTAKYTEPSRILSEGGNGH, encoded by the exons ATGATCCGCTCCG CCGTCGCCATCCACCCCGCCTGCCTGGGGCTGTACTGCGGCCGCACCGTCCTGGCCGTCAACGGCTCCGTGGAGACCTACGGGGACTGCGGG GTGTGCCCGAGGGGCCAGCGGACCGACGAGAACAAAATCTGCCGGGAATGCGTGGGGTCTCCCGACCGCTACGACTGGCTGTACCTCGGCTTCATGGCCATGCTGCCCTTGGTCCTGCACTGGTTCTTTATTGAGTGGTATTCAGGAAAAAAGAG CTCCAGcgcgctgctgcagcacatcaCCGCCTTGTTAGAGTGCAGCGTTGCGGCGATTGTTACGCTGCTCGTCAGCGACCCCGTTGGCTCCCTGCACATCCGATCCTGCAAGGTGAAGAAGCTTTCGGACTGGTACACGATGCTCTACAATCCGAGCCCCGATTACATCACCACAGTGCACTGCACCCACGAAGCCGTCTATCCCCT GTACACCATCGTGTTCATATATTACGCCTTCTGCCTTGTGCTAATGATGCTACTCCGACCTCTGCTGGTGAAGAAAATTGCCTGTGGCTTAGGGAAGTCCGATCGATTTAAAAGTATTTACGCAGCACTTTACTTCTTCCCTGTCCTCACGGTGCTCCAGGCGGTTGGAGGAGGCCTGCTCT ATTACGCCTTTCCGTACATCATACTGGTGTTGTCGTTGGTCACATTGGCTGTCTACATGTCTGCTTCTGAAGTGGAG TCTTTCAAGGATCTCCTTGTCAGGAAGAAAAGGCTGGTTGTCCTCGTCAGCCACTGGCTGCTCCACGCCTATGGAATCATCTCCATTTCCAAACTGGACAAGCTGGAGCAGGACCTGCCGCTGCTTGCCCTCGTCCCTGCGCCTGCCCTCTTCTACGTGCTGACAGCCAAGTACACGGAGCCATCACGCATACTCTCagaggggggaaatgggcattaG
- the L3HYPDH gene encoding trans-3-hydroxy-L-proline dehydratase, protein MAAAAGAGGGGDSGEEGRAPRLPPRSVPPPPLHTVEMHTGGEPLRVVPRLEAAEAAVAAAGLSLLELRRHMAAAQDHVRRALMHEPRGHRGMYGALVVRGGAAVGDADLAALFLHGAGYSAMCGHAVLALGRFALDYGLVAAPRRPETAVRLRCPCGVVTAFVPWDGHRSGNPVRFHSVPAFAAATDVPIDVPGRGKVVVDIGYGGTFYAFLSAEQLGLDVCSSKTRDLVSAASAVMEAVKKQFQLHHPESEDLAFLYGTILTDGKDAFSEEPTTNICVFADEQVDRCPTGSGVTARIALQYHKGLIQLNQSRTFRSSTTGSLFTGKAVKETKFGDYNAVVVEVSGEAFYTGTATFTMEEEDPLKYGFFFK, encoded by the exons ATGGCGGCCGCCGCGGGTGCGGGTGGTGGCGGTGACAGCGGCGAGGAGGGCAGGGCCCCGCGGCTGCCGCCCCGCTCGGTGCCGCCCCCGCCGCTGCACACCGTGGAGATGCACACGGGCGGCGAGCCGCTGCGCGTCGTCCCCCGCCTGGAGGCGGCcgaggcggcggtggcggcagCGGGGCTGTCGCTGCTGGAGCTGCGGCGGCACATGGCGGCCGCGCAGGACCACGTGCGGCGGGCGCTGATGCACGAGCCCCGCGGGCACCGCGGCATGTACGGGGCGCTGGTGgtgcgcggcggggcggccgtCGGCGACGCCGACCTGGCCGCTCTGTTCCTGCATGGCGCCGGGTACAGCGCCATGTGCGGCCACGCCGTGCTGGCCCTCGGGCGCTTCGCCCTCGACTACGGGCTGGtggccgccccgcgccgccccgagACCGCCGTGCGCCTGCGCTGCCCCTGTGGGGTCGTCACCGCCTTCGTGCCGTGGGACGGTCACCGCAGCGGCAACCCCGTCCGCTTCCACAGCGTGCCCGCCTTCGCCGCCGCCACCG ACGTACCCATCGATGTCCCCGGTCGCGGGAAGGTGGTGGTCGACATCGGCTACGGCGGCACTTTCTACGCCTTTCTCAGTGCCGAGCAGCTGGGCCTCGACGTTTGCTCCTCGAAGACCAGAGACCTCGTCAGCGCGGCGAGCGCGGTGATGGAAGCGGTGAAGAAGCAG ttccagctccatCACCCTGAGAGCGAAGACCTGGCTTTCCTCTACGGCACCATACTGACGGACGGGAAGGACGCCTTCAGCGAGGAGCCCACCACCAACATCTGCGTGTTTGCGGATGAACAG GTTGACCGATGTCCGACGGGTTCAGGTGTGACAGCTCGCATCGCCCTGCAGTACCACAAGGGGCTCATCCAGCTGAACCAGAGCAGAACCTTCCGGAGCAGTACCACGGGGTCCTTGTTCACGGGGAAGGCAGTGAAG GAAACCAAGTTTGGGGACTACAACGCTGTTGTAGTGGAAGTCTCGGGAGAAGCCTTTTACACCGGTACGGCCACCTTCACAATGGAAGAGGAGGACCCGCTGAAATACGGCTTCTTCTTCAAGTGA
- the GPR135 gene encoding G-protein coupled receptor 135, translated as MYSCTHTPAGSCSPAHVGSTSAINLLPPLPIALPIPKKHSPGGGGRALAAREGSGAMTGSGAMTGSEAMTGAAPRGDRFPRLRGRGAAAAPAPGAAGRAGPGGFPRATMGGREDVSGWRRRAGMEPAAAAAPGNLSRGGGNESGEAAAAASGAGWSAAALASQALALLLIFALSALGNGAVVLVIARHRQLRTVTNAFVLSLSLSELLGALLCLPLAFLSLLSRPPGAWLFGQRLCLASAALHAGLGIAATLTMALLSFDRYCAIVRQPRHKMGRRRAAQLLAAVWLAALALAGPWYGLAGEGHREARPGAYRCVYVLPWGSSRLGPPYGAALIVLCYLLPFALMCFCHYNICRAVRLAESRVRPLTTYGHLLRAYGEMRTATTVLIMIVSIICCWGPYCILGLAAAAGRLPFSPTMDAVASGMAWANGAINPLIYAARNPNISVLLRRSREGGYRTRNNVAAYLSAPGRRPEPRSRADRVRERYVNRHSGPPGSAPSSSSPASGGEVAMWACKNPAVLFCRDGQPDTVSEATMQAKADTVDTSL; from the coding sequence ATGTATTCCTGTACCCACACTCCAGCTGGGTCTTGCAGCCCAGCGCATGTCGGAAGCACTTCAGCCATCAACCTGCTGCCTCCATTACCCATTGCCCTTCCCATCCCCAAAAAACATTccccgggcggggggggccgggctcTCGCAGCccgtgaggggagcggggccatGACGGGGAGCGGGGCCATGACGGGGAGCGAGGCCATGACAGGAGCGGCGCCGCGAGGGGACCGCTTCCCCCGGCTCCGCGGCCGTggggccgccgctgcccccgcccccggtgcggcggggcgggccgggccgggcgggtTTCCCCGGGCAACGATGGGCGGCCGGGAGGACGTCagcggctggcggcggcgggcgggcatggagccggcggcggcggccgcgccgGGCAACCTCTCCCGAGGCGGCGGCAACGAgagcggggaggcggcggcggccgcctccGGGGCGGGGTGGTCGGCGGCGGCGCTGGCCTCGCAGgcgctggctctgctgctcatCTTCGCCCTCTCGGCGCTGGGCAACGGCGCGGTGGTGCTGGTGATCGCCCGGCACCGGCAGCTCCGCACGGTGACCAACGCCTTCGTGCTGTCGCTGTCGCTGTCcgagctgctgggagccctcctctgcctgcccctggCTTTCCTCAGCCTGCTCAGCCGCCCGCCCGGTGCCTGGCTCTTCGGGCAGCGCCTCTGCTTGGCCAGCGCCGCGCTGCACGCCGGGCTGGGCATCGCCGCCACGCTCACCATGGCCCTGCTCTCCTTCGACCGCTACTGCGCCATCGTCCGCCAGCCCCGACACAAGATgggccgccgccgcgccgcccagCTCCTGGCCGCCGTCTGGCTGGCGGCCCTAGCCCTGGCCGGGCCCTGGTACGGGCTGGCGGGCGAGGGGCATCGGGAGGCACGTCCCGGGGCGTACCGCTGCGTCTACGTGCTGCCCTGGGGCTCCTCGCGGCTGGGGCCGCCCTACGGAGCAGCCCTCATCGTGCTCTGCTACCTCCTGCCCTTCGCCCTCATGTGCTTCTGCCACTACAACATCTGCCGGGCCGTGCGGCTGGCCGAGAGCCGCGTGCGGCCCCTCACCACCTACGGGCACCTGCTGCGCGCCTACGGGGAGATGCGCACGGCCACCACCGTCCTCATCATGATCGTCTCCATCATCTGCTGCTGGGGGCCCTACTGCATCCTGGGgctggccgccgccgccggccgcctgCCCTTCTCGCCCACCATGGACGCCGTGGCCAGCGGGATGGCCTGGGCCAACGGGGCCATCAACCCCCTCATCTACGCCGCCCGCAACCCCAACATCTCCGTGCTGCTGCGGCGCAGCCGCGAGGGCGGCTACAGGACTAGGAACAACGTGGCCGCCTACCTCTCGGCCCCGGGCCGCCGGCCGGAGCCTCGCAGCCGGGCTGACCGCGTGCGGGAGCGCTACGTCAACCGGCACAGCGGGCCCCCGGGCAGCGCCCCgtcctcctccagcccagcgAGCGGGGGAGAGGTGGCCATGTGGGCCTGCAAGAACCCAGCCGTCCTCTTCTGTCGGGACGGGCAGCCGGACACCGTCTCCGAGGCCACCATGCAGGCCAAAGCGGACACCGTGGACACCAGCCTCTGA